The Saccopteryx leptura isolate mSacLep1 chromosome 2, mSacLep1_pri_phased_curated, whole genome shotgun sequence genome has a window encoding:
- the LIMD2 gene encoding LIM domain-containing protein 2 isoform X1: MFQAAGATQATPSHVGDQPGGRTPRAGVWLGDEGEAKGGGGPSTVQRSKSFSLRAQVKEICAACQKTVYPMERLVADKLIFHNSCFCCKHCHTKLSCSASAAWAVMRRCTGNFTANPTFSSCLRAKATMMRASAGSSTRSSGPTRRWAMAPRQPEAL; encoded by the exons ATGTTCCAGGCTGCAGGAGCCACCCAGGCCACCCCCTCTCATGTAGGTGATCAGCCGGGTGGGAGGACACCCCGGGCAGGTGTCTGGCTTGGGGATGAAGGG gaagccaAAGGCGGTGGCGGCCCCAGCACTGTTCAGCGTTCCAAG TCCTTCAGCCTTCGAGCCCAGGTGAAGGAGATCTGTGCCGCCTGCCAGAAGACCGTGTACCCCATGGAGCGGCTGGTGGCAGACAAGCTCATTTTCCACAACTCTTGCTTCTGCTGCAAGCACTGTCACACCAAACTGAG TTGTTCTGCTTCTGCAGCCTGGGCAGTTATGCGGCGTTGCACGGGGAATTTTACTGCAAACCCCACTTTCAGCAGCTGTTTAAGAGCAAAGGCAACTATGATGAGGGCTTCGGCCGGAAGCAGCACAAGGAGCTCTGGACCCACAAGGAGGTGGGCCATGGCACCGAGACAGCCTGAGGCCCTCTGA
- the LIMD2 gene encoding LIM domain-containing protein 2 isoform X2, which translates to MFQAAGATQATPSHVGDQPGGRTPRAGVWLGDEGEAKGGGGPSTVQRSKSFSLRAQVKEICAACQKTVYPMERLVADKLIFHNSCFCCKHCHTKLSLGSYAALHGEFYCKPHFQQLFKSKGNYDEGFGRKQHKELWTHKEVGHGTETA; encoded by the exons ATGTTCCAGGCTGCAGGAGCCACCCAGGCCACCCCCTCTCATGTAGGTGATCAGCCGGGTGGGAGGACACCCCGGGCAGGTGTCTGGCTTGGGGATGAAGGG gaagccaAAGGCGGTGGCGGCCCCAGCACTGTTCAGCGTTCCAAG TCCTTCAGCCTTCGAGCCCAGGTGAAGGAGATCTGTGCCGCCTGCCAGAAGACCGTGTACCCCATGGAGCGGCTGGTGGCAGACAAGCTCATTTTCCACAACTCTTGCTTCTGCTGCAAGCACTGTCACACCAAACTGAG CCTGGGCAGTTATGCGGCGTTGCACGGGGAATTTTACTGCAAACCCCACTTTCAGCAGCTGTTTAAGAGCAAAGGCAACTATGATGAGGGCTTCGGCCGGAAGCAGCACAAGGAGCTCTGGACCCACAAGGAGGTGGGCCATGGCACCGAGACAGCCTGA
- the LIMD2 gene encoding LIM domain-containing protein 2 isoform X3 — protein sequence MFQAAGATQATPSHEAKGGGGPSTVQRSKSFSLRAQVKEICAACQKTVYPMERLVADKLIFHNSCFCCKHCHTKLSCSASAAWAVMRRCTGNFTANPTFSSCLRAKATMMRASAGSSTRSSGPTRRWAMAPRQPEAL from the exons ATGTTCCAGGCTGCAGGAGCCACCCAGGCCACCCCCTCTCAT gaagccaAAGGCGGTGGCGGCCCCAGCACTGTTCAGCGTTCCAAG TCCTTCAGCCTTCGAGCCCAGGTGAAGGAGATCTGTGCCGCCTGCCAGAAGACCGTGTACCCCATGGAGCGGCTGGTGGCAGACAAGCTCATTTTCCACAACTCTTGCTTCTGCTGCAAGCACTGTCACACCAAACTGAG TTGTTCTGCTTCTGCAGCCTGGGCAGTTATGCGGCGTTGCACGGGGAATTTTACTGCAAACCCCACTTTCAGCAGCTGTTTAAGAGCAAAGGCAACTATGATGAGGGCTTCGGCCGGAAGCAGCACAAGGAGCTCTGGACCCACAAGGAGGTGGGCCATGGCACCGAGACAGCCTGAGGCCCTCTGA
- the LIMD2 gene encoding LIM domain-containing protein 2 isoform X4, with protein MFQAAGATQATPSHEAKGGGGPSTVQRSKSFSLRAQVKEICAACQKTVYPMERLVADKLIFHNSCFCCKHCHTKLSLGSYAALHGEFYCKPHFQQLFKSKGNYDEGFGRKQHKELWTHKEVGHGTETA; from the exons ATGTTCCAGGCTGCAGGAGCCACCCAGGCCACCCCCTCTCAT gaagccaAAGGCGGTGGCGGCCCCAGCACTGTTCAGCGTTCCAAG TCCTTCAGCCTTCGAGCCCAGGTGAAGGAGATCTGTGCCGCCTGCCAGAAGACCGTGTACCCCATGGAGCGGCTGGTGGCAGACAAGCTCATTTTCCACAACTCTTGCTTCTGCTGCAAGCACTGTCACACCAAACTGAG CCTGGGCAGTTATGCGGCGTTGCACGGGGAATTTTACTGCAAACCCCACTTTCAGCAGCTGTTTAAGAGCAAAGGCAACTATGATGAGGGCTTCGGCCGGAAGCAGCACAAGGAGCTCTGGACCCACAAGGAGGTGGGCCATGGCACCGAGACAGCCTGA